The following proteins come from a genomic window of Amphiura filiformis chromosome 16, Afil_fr2py, whole genome shotgun sequence:
- the LOC140172690 gene encoding uncharacterized protein — MWQAGMLLLLGRLLHLVLSIDCPNADPCHHTHNDHFVCSHKEAQCVDRHCICNKGDYNLCTCLPNAEGCSIEQSAKAVAIPSYEDTIQLTYSCIPNFLNKNYNVHILSNHEGNGNSQYQIHSPGITNVYIEVSDQDFRPIVLILTSKEPVRWILSVSPRTAIIDEVILISDYFSLSTVEHDGQISSITREQSTDQIPYGFGDDAGGGNTVGLLYWVRLNYGSVASFTGSYKADRWDIKINGTEINEIPAAFFTPVQVCGNFNRGRSRNVRLAGRKHSSIYEGRVEVYCQGAWGTVCDNQWDILDATVVCEQLGYGQAVRPAYGAEFGEGSGMIILNNVDCEGDEKNLFDCKLNIRQPGEANCEHSNDAGVVCYGESANGPMEITQYIIRLAGSNKENEGRVEVLFRGAWGTVCDDEWDIIDARVVCRQLGYSDAIRHTVGAEFGQGTGVIVLDNVACTGEETNLYECPLQPRVPFGRNNCKHAEDAGVVCLVDSTFSLKFLIGPVTFFLIVSLLCLAICCLCKVCRNTLQRRRRAAAGQSVQYTNGNEYQLYVGDDPNRGTPIGDVVDLPPSYDSVLRNSAAYPRTADSMHSSFSPVPSTPPPSYSGRNRVKVLSHLILMKLQMYDVARMCNHLIKLATAVRFLEAWVVVGLLKPAG, encoded by the exons TTTTGAGTATCGACTGTCCCAACGCCGATCCGTGTCACCACACCCACAACGACCATTTTGTTTGTTCACACAAGGAGGCACAATGTGTGGACAGGCACTGCATCTGTAACAAGGGGGACTACAACCTTTGTACATGTTTGC CCAATGCCGAAGGATGTTCTATAGAGCAGTCCGCAAAAGCTGTAGCCATACCCAGCTATGAAGACACGATACAACTCACATACAGCTGCATACCAAACTTCCTCAATAAGAACTACAATGTTCACATCCTGAGCAACCATGAAGGCAACGGGAACTCACAGTATCAAATACACAGCCCTGGTATAACAAACGTTTACATCGAAGTGTCTGATCAGGACTTTCGACCTATCGTGTTGATTCTCACATCTAAAGAACCCGTACGGTGGATCCTGAGTGTCAGCCCACGCACTGCCATCATTGATGAGGTTATACTG ATTTCAGATTACTTTAGCCTAAGCACAGTGGAGCACGATGGTCAAATCAGCTCCATAACGAGGGAGCAATCAACAGATCAGATACCGTATGGATTTGGCGACGACGCTGGAGGCGGGAACACTGTGGGGCTGCTGTACTGGGTGAGGCTTAATTATGGATCGGTGGCATCATTTACAGGGAGCTATAAGGCGGACAGGTGGGACATAAAAATCAATGGGACAGAGATAAACGAAATACCAGCGGCTTTCTTCACACCGGTTCAGGTAT GTGGTAATTTCAACAGGGGACGCTCAAGGAATGTTCGTCTTGCAGGAAGGAAGCACAGTAGCATATATGAAGGTCGTGTAGAAGTCTATTGCCAAGGAGCTTGGGGTACTGTATGTGACAATCAGTGGGACATACTAGACGCCACAGTGGTCTGTGAACAGCTCGGATACGGGCAAGCTGTACGGCCTGCCTACGGTGCCGAATTTGGAGAAGGATCTGGCATGATTATATTGAATAATGTGGATTGCGAAGGAGATGAAAAGAATTTGTTTGATTGTAAATTAAACATTAGACAGCCTGGAGAAGCTAATTGTGAACATAGCAATGATGCAGGAGTGGTTTGTTATGGAGAAT CCGCTAACGGACCTATGGAAATCACACAGTACATTATACGTCTGGCAGGCAGTAACAAAGAAAATGAAGGCAGAGTGGAGGTCCTCTTCAGAGGAGCCTGGGGCACCGTGTGTGATGATGAATGGGACATTATAGATGCTAGAGTCGTCTGTAGGCAACTCGGCTACTCAGATGCCATCAGACACACGGTCGGCGCCGAGTTTGGTCAGGGTACGGGGGTTATTGTGTTGGACAATGTGGCCTGTACTGGGGAGGAGACTAATTTGTATGAGTGCCCACTGCAACCTAGAGTTCCTTTTGGGAGGAATAATTGCAAGCATGCTGAAGATGCTGGTGTTGTATGTCTAGTTGATT CAACTTTCAGCCTCAAGTTCCTCATCGGTCCAGTCACTTTTTTCCTCATTGTTTCATTACTGTGTCTTGCCATCTGCTGCCTATGCAAAGTGTGTCGTAACACCCTACAAAGACGGCGACGTGCTGCTGCGGGACAATCTGTGCAATATACCAACGGCAACGAATACCAACTGTACGTCGGCGACGATCCCAACAGAGGGACGCCGATTGGCGACGTTGTCGATCTACCACCGTCGTATGATTCGGTGTTAAGAAACTCTGCAGCGTACCCTAGAACTGCTGATAGTATGCACTCGTCCTTTTCGCCTGTGCCCAGTACACCGCCTCCGTCCTATTCAGGTCGAAACCGGGTGAAAGTGCTTTCCCATTTGATACTAATGAAACTGCAAATGTATGATGTAGCCCGTATGTGTAATCATCTAATTAAGCTAGCTACAGCAgtccggtttctcgaagcatgggtAGTGGTCGGGCTTCTCAAGCCAGCAGGCTAA